From a region of the Impatiens glandulifera chromosome 4, dImpGla2.1, whole genome shotgun sequence genome:
- the LOC124934076 gene encoding 18.1 kDa class I heat shock protein-like encodes MALIPSIFSGPRSNIFDPFSSLDLFEGFPFSSSVLDNVPSSARETSAFANARIDWKETAEAHVFKADLPGLKKEEVKVELEDGKVLQISGERSREQEEKNDKWHRVERSSGKFLRRFRLPENAKVEQINATMDNGVLTVTVPKEPEKKQEIKTIDISG; translated from the coding sequence ATGGCGCTAATTCCAAGCATTTTCAGCGGTCCTAGGAGCAACATCTTCGACCCCTTTTCAAGTCTCGACCTCTTCGAGGGTTTCCCTTTCTCGAGTTCAGTACTGGATAATGTTCCGTCCTCCGCCCGCGAGACCTCTGCCTTCGCCAACGCAAGGATCGACTGGAAGGAGACGGCGGAGGCGCACGTATTCAAGGCGGATCTGCCTGGGCTGAAGAAGGAGGAGGTGAAAGTGGAGTTGGAAGATGGAAAGGTTCTCCAGATCAGCGGCGAGAGGAGCAGAGAGCAGGAGGAGAAGAACGATAAGTGGCACCGAGTTGAGAGGAGCAGCGGCAAGTTCCTCCGCCGCTTCAGGCTGCCGGAGAACGCCAAGGTGGAACAGATCAATGCTACTATGGACAACGGCGTCCTCACCGTCACTGTACCCAAGGAGCCGGAGAAGAAGCAGGAGATCAAGACAATCGACATCTCCGGCTGA
- the LOC124935199 gene encoding probable polygalacturonase At3g15720, giving the protein MQSHLGLFFLFCIFYLDICLAITFDVRQYGAVGNGNTDDSKAFLQAWKATCACTSDTAVMVVPTEKTFFIRSLLFSGPCISQSTQIQIDGTLIAPDDINKWAECASNTWIMFSQINGLNVYGEGKLNANGLPWWQGSNLRYIHNNNFEHSFQYKYPRVGSCSRPTAMRFSQCNNLEVKGLTHINPLRNHISINDCNNVKIYLK; this is encoded by the exons ATGCAGAGTCATCTCGGTTTATTCTTTCTGTTTTGCATTTTTTATCTAGATATTTGTCTTGCTATTACATTTGATGTGAGACAATATGGTGCGGTTGGCAATGGAAATACCGATGATTCTAAG GCATTTTTACAAGCATGGAAAGCAACTTGTGCATGTACAAGTGACACTGCTGTTATGGTGGTGCCGACTGAAAAGACTTTCTTTATTAGATCTTTGCTTTTTAGTGGCCCTTGCATATCTCAATCAACTCAAATTCAGATCGACGGAACTCTAATAGCGCCAGACGATATAAATAAATGGGCGGAATGTGCATCGAACACATGGATAATGTTCTCGCAAATTAATGGTCTTAATGTTTATGGAGAAGGAAAACTTAATGCAAATGGTCTACCGTGGTGGCAAGGCAGTAATCTCAGATACATCCACAATAACAATTTTGAACATTCATTTCAATACAAA TATCCAAGAGTGGGAAGTTGTTCTCGACCAACG GCAATGAGGTTTAGTCAGTGCAACAATCTTGAAGTTAAAGGATTGACTCATATTAACCCTCTGAGAAATCATATAAGCATAAATGATTGCAACAACGTCAAAATATatctgaaataa
- the LOC124934160 gene encoding 18.1 kDa class I heat shock protein-like: MALIPSIFSGPRSNIFDPFSSLDIFEGFPFSSSVLDNVPSSARETSSFANARIDWKETAEAHVFKADLPGLKKEEVKVELEDGKVLQISGERSREQEEKNEKWHRLERSSGKFLRRFRLPENAKVEQINATMDNGVLTVTVPKEPEKKQEIKTIDISG; the protein is encoded by the coding sequence ATGGCGCTAATTCCAAGCATTTTCAGcggtccaagaagcaacatctTCGACCCCTTTTCAAGTCTCGACATCTTCGAGGGTTTCCCTTTCTCGAGTTCAGTACTGGATAATGTTCCGTCCTCCGCCCGAGAGACCTCATCCTTCGCCAATGCAAGGATCGACTGGAAGGAGACAGCGGAGGCGCACGTATTCAAGGCCGATCTGCCTGGGCTGAAGAAGGAGGAGGTGAAAGTGGAGTTGGAAGACGGAAAGGTTCTCCAGATCAGCGGCGAGAGGAGCAGAGAGCAGGAGGAGAAGAACGAGAAGTGGCACCGACTTGAGAGGAGCAGCGGCAAGTTCCTCCGCCGCTTCAGGCTGCCGGAGAACGCCAAGGTGGAACAGATCAATGCTACTATGGACAACGGCGTCCTCACGGTCACTGTACCCAAGGAGCCGGAGAAGAAGCAGGAGATCAAGACAATCGACATCTCCGGCTGA